Proteins from a genomic interval of Clostridium sp. M62/1:
- a CDS encoding aminotransferase class I/II-fold pyridoxal phosphate-dependent enzyme — translation MRNPLSSTIVTIPPSGIRKFFDVVNEMEGAISLGVGEPDFDTPWHVRDAGIRSLEMGKTFYTSNAGLKELKVEICNYMKRRMKVEYNYSSEVMVTIGGSEAIDIALRAMLDPGDEVLIPQPSYVSYVPCTILAGGVPVVIELEAKDQFRLTREKLLEKITPKTKILILPFPNNPTGAIMEKEDLEAVAQVVREKDLFVISDEIYAELTYGKKHVTIASLPGMRERTVLINGFSKAYAMTGWRIGYACAPEQILKQMLKIHQYAIMCAPTTSQYAAVEAIKNGDSDIEEMKRSYNERRKYLLGEFRSLGMDCFEPYGAFYMFPCIKRFGMTSEEFATRLLREEKIAIVPGTAFGDCGEGYLRVSYAYSMEDLKRAIRRIRRFVVRLDTVGR, via the coding sequence ATGAGAAATCCGTTATCAAGTACAATCGTGACGATTCCGCCGTCAGGAATCAGGAAATTCTTTGACGTTGTCAATGAGATGGAGGGAGCCATCTCTCTGGGAGTGGGGGAACCTGACTTCGACACTCCGTGGCATGTGAGAGATGCGGGCATCCGCTCTCTTGAGATGGGAAAAACCTTCTACACCTCCAATGCAGGACTCAAGGAGCTGAAGGTGGAAATCTGCAATTACATGAAGCGGCGGATGAAGGTGGAATACAATTACAGCAGTGAGGTCATGGTCACCATCGGAGGCAGTGAGGCCATTGACATCGCGCTGCGGGCCATGCTGGATCCGGGCGACGAGGTGCTGATCCCTCAGCCCAGCTATGTGTCCTATGTGCCGTGCACCATTCTGGCCGGCGGAGTTCCTGTGGTGATTGAGCTGGAGGCAAAGGATCAGTTCAGGCTCACCAGGGAAAAGCTTCTGGAGAAGATTACGCCCAAGACGAAGATCCTGATTCTGCCCTTCCCGAACAATCCTACGGGCGCCATTATGGAGAAGGAGGATCTGGAGGCCGTCGCCCAGGTGGTGAGGGAGAAGGATCTCTTTGTCATCAGCGACGAGATCTACGCGGAGCTGACCTACGGGAAAAAGCATGTGACCATTGCCTCCCTTCCTGGCATGAGGGAGAGAACCGTTCTGATCAACGGCTTTTCCAAAGCCTATGCCATGACCGGGTGGAGAATCGGCTACGCCTGCGCGCCTGAGCAGATCTTAAAACAGATGTTAAAGATCCACCAGTACGCGATCATGTGCGCTCCTACCACCAGCCAGTATGCGGCAGTGGAGGCGATCAAAAACGGGGACAGCGATATTGAGGAGATGAAGCGCTCCTACAATGAGAGGAGAAAATACCTGTTAGGAGAGTTCCGATCCCTGGGAATGGACTGCTTTGAGCCCTACGGAGCCTTTTACATGTTCCCCTGTATCAAGCGCTTTGGCATGACCTCGGAGGAGTTTGCCACCAGGCTTCTCAGGGAGGAGAAAATTGCTATAGTGCCGGGAACTGCCTTTGGCGACTGCGGAGAGGGCTATCTGAGGGTATCCTACGCCTATTCCATGGAAGATCTGAAGCGTGCGATCAGAAGGATCCGACGGTTCGTAGTCAGGCTGGACACTGTAGGGCGCTGA
- a CDS encoding Lrp/AsnC family transcriptional regulator produces MREKILAVIEKNSRISTAELAEILGESEAAVAAEIAKMEEEHVICGYHTLINWDNTEEEKVIALIEVKVTPQRQMGFDKIAERLSQYSEVKSVYLMSGAYDFTVILEEKTMRGVAQFVSEKLATIDSVISTATHFVLKKYKDHGTVLSDGPQDERMLINP; encoded by the coding sequence ATGAGAGAAAAAATTTTAGCGGTCATCGAGAAGAACAGCCGGATCAGCACAGCGGAGCTGGCGGAAATCCTTGGGGAGAGCGAAGCGGCAGTCGCGGCGGAGATCGCGAAAATGGAAGAAGAACATGTTATCTGCGGTTACCACACCCTGATTAACTGGGACAACACGGAGGAAGAGAAGGTGATTGCCCTGATTGAGGTGAAGGTGACTCCCCAGAGACAGATGGGCTTTGACAAGATTGCGGAGAGGCTTTCCCAGTACAGCGAGGTGAAATCAGTGTATCTGATGTCCGGGGCCTATGACTTCACCGTTATCCTGGAGGAAAAGACCATGCGCGGGGTGGCCCAGTTTGTATCTGAAAAGCTGGCGACCATCGATTCCGTCATCAGCACGGCCACCCATTTTGTACTGAAAAAATATAAAGACCATGGGACTGTCTTGAGTGACGGCCCCCAGGATGAAAGGATGTTGATTAACCCATGA
- a CDS encoding tRNA (cytidine(34)-2'-O)-methyltransferase, whose amino-acid sequence MNIVLYEPEMPANTGNIGRTCVATGTRLHLIEPLGFKLSEKAVKRAGLDYWDKLDVTVYSDYQDFLDRNPGAKIYMATTKAPNVYTEASYEPDCYIMFGPESRGIPEDILVKNQETCVRIPMWGDIRSLNLSNSVSIILYEALRQNGFEKMTMQGHLRNYEWE is encoded by the coding sequence ATGAACATAGTGCTTTATGAGCCGGAGATGCCGGCCAATACGGGAAATATCGGGAGAACCTGTGTGGCTACGGGCACGCGGCTTCATCTGATAGAGCCGCTGGGTTTTAAGCTGAGCGAGAAGGCTGTAAAACGGGCTGGGCTGGATTACTGGGACAAGCTGGATGTGACGGTCTACAGCGATTATCAGGATTTTCTCGACCGAAATCCAGGGGCAAAAATCTATATGGCTACCACCAAGGCGCCCAATGTCTACACAGAGGCCAGCTATGAGCCGGACTGCTATATCATGTTCGGCCCCGAGAGCCGGGGAATCCCGGAGGACATCCTGGTGAAAAATCAGGAAACCTGTGTCAGGATTCCCATGTGGGGCGATATCCGCTCTCTGAATCTGTCAAATTCCGTTTCCATCATTCTTTATGAGGCGCTCAGACAGAACGGCTTCGAGAAGATGACCATGCAGGGGCATCTGAGAAATTACGAGTGGGAATAG